The genomic interval CGCGGGAGGCCCGGGGCGAGGACGACGCCTTTGCCGCCCTGGCCGGTTTCCTGGAGCGGGCTCTGGCACGAGCCGCGCACAACCGCGGACTGCGTGAACTGATGCGCCAGGACACTGTCGAGGGTGCCGGTCCTGCCCGGGCGCGGCAGGAGATCACATCGCACTGCGAGCATCTAGTGGCGCGGGCCCGTGCCCAGGGCATGCTGCGCGATGGCGTCACCGAGGCCGACATCGCACCGATCGCCGCGATGATCGACGCTGTTCTGGCGCTGCCCGGCGAACACCCCGCAAAGATGTGGCGACGCTATCTGGCGATCATCCTCGACGGGCTCCGCGCCCACCCGTATCAGACGCCGCTGCCCAGCCCTGGAAGAGCAGGCTGACTCTGTCCATCTCAGCCAGGACCGCCATGGACTGTCCAGATCAGCTGTCAACTGAGAGTCGCTCAAAGAGCCCTGCGGCAGGGCGGCATCGGGGCCTCGGCCAGAGGTGACTCTCGCGGTCGTCACGAAACGACTCCCGCACTGAAGATACGAAGCCAGGCATCCCGGTTACATCCGCTCCGCTCCGCACCGTTCCGGGCGAAGACCTGCCTGGTCACAGGCGGGTGGTGAACCTGCCGTCGGGCAGTTTCCGCAGCCAGCCGCGGTCGGTCAGTCTGACCAGCTTCCCGCGCAGCGGTTCCAGCTTGGCCCGCGCGCTGACGTCCATGCCCAGCACGTCGCCGACCTGCCGGGCCATGACCGTTCCAGCAGCCTGCCGCACGGCGGCAAGGATCCGCTGATAGTCCGGCGGGAGGATGGCCTCCTCCATGCCCGGCGTGCGGTGCGGGATCAGCATCACCGCCCGGCCGCCCACCTGCCCGGGCATCGGCGCGGCCGAGGCACGCTC from Streptomyces albireticuli carries:
- a CDS encoding TetR/AcrR family transcriptional regulator, which translates into the protein MDRESGGKEPAEAGRRPLRRDAELNRRRILQAGRDVFAARGLQATLNDVAHHAGLGVGTVYRKYPDKQTLAEAVFGEELDEIAAMAREARGEDDAFAALAGFLERALARAAHNRGLRELMRQDTVEGAGPARARQEITSHCEHLVARARAQGMLRDGVTEADIAPIAAMIDAVLALPGEHPAKMWRRYLAIILDGLRAHPYQTPLPSPGRAG